TAAGACTTTTTAATACTTAGTGTACTTGGATAAGACTTcccaaaaaatagaaatacataatcaaTTCAAGGTCAGAACTGTGATTAAGCCATCCAAGCATAGAGAAGACTTACTTGGTTCCACGTTCTTGAAGCAAGAAAACTTCACATATCAGCAGAAACGAAAATGATTTGTGCATGACAATTGCTGTTCTTTCGCTATCAGCCGTCTTTACATTCTTCTTCCGGCCAAAAGCTTCACCTCCTCCTCTAATATATCTCCCTTCTTCCTCTCAAACACACATCTTTGTATTTGTTTCAAGAACTTACTCCAACCATCGAAATGACCTGTCATTTCGTATACTCTCTCTTACTATTACTCCTCGCTGCCAGCTTCGCCCTTCCTATCTCCGGCGACGGTGACGCTGATGCTCTTTTGAAGTTCAAGTCATCTCTCGTGAACGCCACTGTCCTCGAAGCCGAAGGATGGGACTCTGGTGTCCCTCCTTGCACCGGGGATAGAGGAAGCCACTCGACATGGAAAGGAGTGATGTGCGACAACGGCGTCGTTTACGCTCTCCGCTTAGAGAACATGAGCCTCACGGGGACGCTTGACTTGCAACCTCTCGTTTCAATGCCCAGTCTCGAGAGCGTGAGCTTCATGTATAACAGCTTCGAAGGGCCGATGCCACGTGGAGTCGACGGGATTGTAACTCTTGTGTATCTTTACTTGGCGCATAACAAGTTTTCGGGTGAGATCGACGGTGATTTGTTTGACGGCATGAATGATCTTGTGAAGGTTCATCTCGAAGGAAACATGTTTTCCGGTGAGGTTCCGGAGTCGTTGGGGAGACTGCCGAAGCTGACGGAGCTGAATCTTGAGGATAATATGTTCACCGGGACAATACCGCCGTTTAAACATAAGAGTATCGTTAGTGTTAACGTTACTAACAATCAGTTAGAGGGTCGTATTCCGGTTGCTCTCAGCCTCATGAACACCACTTTCTTCCAAggtaatcatcatcatcctcataaTCATATCATGTCTTGTtcctttaattaattaattaccatAACATTGTTACTTATTCTAGTTTACACGAATATCAATCAGTAGTGCAATCACTTATCAACAATGAATTAGTTCAATGGTTAAAAACTCTTAtatcattttgtaaaaagactaataagttatatatattttattttcggtgGAAAGAACAAGAATCTActctaaaaatttaatttaacatattttttaatcaaatttaacatGGTTTATATATCACCAACACTAGTTCTTCTAAGGTTTTATGATACAAAAATAATCTAATTTTGTGTTCGTACACTATTAGAATCTTTATCAGTTTATGACTACGAATTTCAAATTTTGTCGGCTTCTCGTTGTAAAAGGATTGATCCTTGTTAGTTTTCatgtcaaattttaaatttgagcAGACCTTGTGGTCCAGTGGCAGTAGATGGACCTTGGTTGTAAACATTCCTACTGCGGAAACTAAGTCACATTGTTCTGTTTACTTCAGCTGCGGATACGTCCGTATAAAAACTCGAGAAATGGTTTGTCGTGGGTTGCACCTCCCACCCGGAGGTTAGATCTGTGTCTATATGGGTTTAATCCTttactttaacaaaaaaaaaacaaatgaaaaaaaataaactccATCTGATTATTACCAACCATGGGGAACTTTGAATTTATTGGTCCATGCACTCTTCGTAAGTACTGAGAAGCATGCTGAGTTTTTCCATGCGAACttacaaaattgtttttcaaaaattgacATAATGCGCAGAATGAATAGATTTCTTGTAGAAATCATATGTGAACATTTCTCTTTTGCCAGAGTAATTTCCTAATAAACCGAACTGGTAAATAGTATTTGCTGTAATCTCTCCTTGCCTATGACTAAATGTGCCACGTAAGTAAGATTTGTAACTTTCAAATAATTTGTTTGGGTTTAAAACAGGCAACAAGGGGCTGTGTGGACCGCCTTTGCTTCCCTGCAAAAACACTCCCCCCTTGCTTCCGGTGTTTCTCCTTGCCATCACCATCCTCGCCGTCGTAGTACTCGTTGTCTTCTTCTGCTCCATTTTCATCTTCGGCCGCCGTAAAAATAAAGCAAGCGAAGTACATGAACACGGCTACAGCAGCAGCCTCGGTACACTCTCCATACCATCGGAGCAACAATTCAGCGAGAAGAGCTCGATGGACTCTAAAGTCTACAGGAAACTAGCCAACGAAGTTTCGCAACGAGACTCAGTAGCAACATCATCAATATTAGAGCTGCCTCGAGAGGAAGCCGACAAGCGAGTAGATCAAAAGAAGCTCCATTTCGTCCGGAATGATCGTGAGAAATTCACGCTCCAGGAAATGCTCTGTGCATCTGCGGAGGTTCTCGGAAGCGGGGGGTTTGGGTCATCCTACAAGGCGGCTTTACCTAGCGGACGTGCGGTGGTTATAAAGCGGTTTAGGTTTATGAGTAATATTGGAAGGGAAGAGTTGTATGATTATATGAAGAGGATCGGACGGTTATCTCACCCTAATCTCCTTCCGTTGATTGCCTTCCACTACAGAAAAGATGAGAAGCTTTTCGTCACTGATTATATTCCCCTTGGGAGCCTCGCCAATCTCCTCCATGGTTAGTGTTCTTTGAACAATTTGTTGCAATATTTTAAAACCGGACTGTCATAACATAAAAAGTTTTGGATTATGAATCAATATGGCTTCATCTACAATCAATTAAATTcagtcaaaaaataaaaacagaattaCAAGTGGGGTTTTTAGTTTTCAGGTaagttttttataaacataattaagtttagttagtaaagtttttttataaaaataaattatttaataaaattaaaatataaactaaatgaaaattagatattttgatatttaataatgattgtgagttatgaaaagtaaaataatcgaataaaataaaaataattttaatgattttaaaataaaattaatttttgataatgaattataaataaattcgaATGGTTCACAGTTTAACCTGGTTCAACCTTCGGTTCTGTTGGGTTTTGAAAACACTGATTTGTTGAtactttattttgttaatttttgcaGCAAACCGGACACCCGGCCCGGTGGTTTTGGATTGGCCGATCCGGTTAAAGATTGCAAGAGGAGTCACTAGAGCTTTGGACTATCTCTACAAAATATTCCCTGATCTGAATCTCCCTCACGGCCATCTCAAATCATCCAACGTTTTGCTCGACCACGACTTCGAGCCGCTACTAACGGACTACGCTCTCGTCCCTGTGGTTAACAAAGATCAGTCTCACTTCATGGTGGCTTACAAGTCACCAGAGTTCACTCTGGAAAACCGGACATCAAGAAAGTCCGATGTGTGGAGCTTGGGAATCTTGATCCTCGAGTTACTCACTGGGAAGTTTCCGGCGAACTATCTCCGGCATGGGAAGGGATCTGACGACGAGCTAGCTGCTTGGGTTGAGTCAGTAGCGAGAACCGAGTGGACACATGATGTGTTTGATAAGGAGATGCAAGCAGGGAGAGAACAGGAAGGGCAGATGCTGAAGCTGCTCAAGATTGGGTTGAGGTGCTGTGACTGGGACGTAGAGAGGAGAATGGAGCTTCACGAGGCTGCTGATCGGATAGAGGAAGTTGATCACGGAGACGTTGGTGAAAGTTTTCAAGAGAGTTTTCGATCTTCATACGTGACTGCTGATTATGAGTATCGTTTTTCAAGAACCACGACTGGGGAGTTCTCGCTCGTGTCCCTCTAAATCTCTCATTGATGTTTGTTGATTAAGTTTCTTGTCTCTGTTTGTAGGTAAAGACGTACCACTTTTATTGGCATTCGATTATGGCCATCCAAGACTTACTTGGTTGCCTCCACGTTGATGGAGATCGTTGACTTTCATGTAATCTTCAAAAGAATTACTCttacaaaaaaatgtcaaatactGAATAAGACTcatttaaaaatcttataaaacGAAACATTGAAACACGTAATCAAGATTGTAATTAAGCCATATCCAAACTTAGACTTACTTGGCTCCACGTTCTTGAAGCTTTTTCCAACAGAAAACTCACACATTAGCAAGCGAGAACGATTTGTTGCGGTGACATTTGCTGTCATCTCGCCATCAGCCGTCCTTCCGACAAAAAGCTTTCACCATatagttttcttcttcctttgaaacattacatttttgtttttgtttcttcaagATGATTCTTCATGACAACAAACCTGCGGTGGTATACTCTCTTTTAGTATTATTACTCGCCGTTAGCTTCTTCGTTCCCATCTCCAGCGACGGTGACGCCGATGCTCTTCTGAAGTTCAAGTCATCTCTCGTGAACGCCACCGTCCTCACCGGATGGGGGGACTCCGGTGATCCTCCATGCACCGGGAAAAAAGGAAGCAACTCGAAATGGAAAGGAGTCATGTGTTCTGCCGGCGTTGTTTACGCTATCCGTCTAGAGAACATGAGCCTCGCGGGGACGCTTGACGTGCAAGCGCTAGGCTCCATGCGCGGTCTCAAGAGCGTTAGCTTCATGCGCAACGGTTTCGAAGGTCCAATACCAAGTGGACTCAACGGGCTTGGATCTCTTGTGCATCTTTACTTGGCGCATAACCGGTTTTCCGGCGAGATTGACGGTGGTTTGTTTGATGGAATGAAGGATTTGGTGAAGGTTCATCTTGAAGGAAACAGATTTTCCGGTGAGATTCCCAAGTCGTTGGGGAAGTTACCGAAGCTGACTGAACTGAATCTTGAGGATAATTTGTTCACCGGAAAGATACCGCCGTTTAATCAGGAGAATCTCGTTACCGTTAACGTCGCTAATAATCGTTTAGAGGGTCGTATTCCGTTAGCTCTCGGCCTCATGAACATCACCTTCTTCTTAGGTAATCATAATATAGTTACTTGTATTCCACGTTTACGGCTGTgaattttgtttacaaaatatcGATCAGTAATGCATGTCTATATTAATTCATTTAGTCCTTGAAAACTTGAAAGTCATGGAATTATATGAACATCTGATTATTACCATCCATGCAGAAACATTGAACTTTTTGGTCATGGATTTGGATTCTTTGCAAGTAGTGAGCAGCACGTTTATAGTTTGACACAATGTGCGATATAATTAGTTTTCTTCTAAGAATCATAtgtgaaaaataatttatagcataaataaaatgatatctCAATAAGTTTTTTCATAAATTAtgctataaattatttttaacttaaataatttaataaaaaataataataatatattttttttttaacttaaattatttttcacatATCTTATTGagatatcattttatttatgctataaattatttttattattattattttttattaaattatttaagttaaaaataatttatagcataatttatgaaaaaactattttaatgctataaattattttattattattaaaactaaaataataaacatgtacgaaaatagtaaattaagttaaaaaaatatattagattcttAAAACATACGACTTcatttcatttgttttatattttattttattttttaaattaactacACAATTAAGATATCAGAATATATTATTGTTACATTAACGTAATACTCATATGGTAATCTTTCTCTAAATAGTAACTTTTCCATCAACTGTATTCTCCCATTTACCTAGGTAACAAGGGACTGTGTGGACCGCCTTTGCTTCCCTGCAGACACCCTCGTCCACCGTTGGTTGCAGTGTTCCTACTTGCCCTCACCATCCTCGCCGTCATAGTCCTCATTACCGTTTTCTGTTCCGTTTGCATCCTCAGCCGTCGTCAACGCAAAGGTCCCGAACACGATCACGGCCACAGCCCCAGCCTCGGCCTCGGCACAGTCTACGGACCAAGCGATCAACAGCAACAAAACAGCGAGAAGAGCTCGCAGGACTCCAAGGTCTACAGGAAGCTAGCCAGCGAAGCTGTGCAGCGAGAGTCAACGGCAACATCATCAGCATTATCCCAGAGAGCTCTGCCTCGAGAGGAAGATCAGCGGAAGCTGCATTTCGTTCGGAATGATCAGGAGAAGTTCACGCTCCAGGATATGCTCCGTGCGTCCGCGGAGGTTCTCGGCAGCGGGGGGTTCGGATCGTCGTACAAGGCGGCTCTGACGGGAAGCCGCGCGGTGGTTGTGAAACGGTTTAGGTTTATGAATAATATCAGGAGAGAGGAGTTTTACGATCATATGAAGAAGATCGGACGGTTATCGCACCCTAATCTACTTCCGTTGATAGCATTCTACTACAGAAAAGATGAGAAGCTTCTCGTCACCAATTACATTCCCAATGGCAGCCTCGCCAATCTCCTCCATGGTTAGTGTTCTTCCTctctgatgtttttttttccccaactATTCTGATTAAATTTTGCTGGTTTGGGTTGGTTCTGTTCGGTTTTTTGCCTTTTCTGGTTCAACTTTCTAttatatttggttttggttgatAACATTTCAGATTTGCTTCATTCAAGATATAACTAAAATCCATCTTtagatttcaaatatttatttttgatagtgtattaaaataacaattgagttgaatattaaaaatatttatttatactttgAATATTTATTCCCTATCTATTTTGCATACTATTTGATTAAatcttcttcaattttttttagattattcaaaattttaatttaaaattttaagtaattAATTAGACATCTGTTTGGTGTTAATAACATTTCAGATTTAGATATCTTTTATAGTTTAACTTACAAGATCATTCTTGTAAATTTTCTCTTTGGATATGGATTAGTTATTTTTGGTTCGAATTCGGTTTAGTTATCCGTATTCAGTTATtttggattaattaaattatatttgtttctttttacaGCAAACCGGACACCCGGTCAAGTGGTTTTGGATTGGCCAATCCGGTTAAAGATTGCAAGAGGAGTCACAAGAGGCTTAGCTTATCTCTACAGAACATTCCCTGATCTGAACCTCCCTCACGGCCATCTCAAATCATCCAACGTGTTGCTCGACCACGACTTCGAGCCGCTACTAACAGACTACGCCCTCGTGCCAGTGGTCAACAAGGATCAATCTCACCAGTTCATGGTGGCGTACAAGTCACCAGAGTTCACTCAGCAAGACCGAACATCAAGAAAGTCTGACGTCTGGAGCTTAGGAATCTTAATCCTCGAGATACTGACGGGGAAGTTTCCGGCGAACTATCTCCGCCAAGGGAAGGGAGCTGATGACGAGCTAGCTGCATGGGTCGAGTCAGTAGCGAGAACTGAGTGGAATGCTGACGTGTTTGACAAGGAGATGAGAGCAGAGAAAGAACAAGAAGGGCAGATGCTGAAGCTGCTCAAGATTGGGTTGAGGTGTTGTGACTGGGACGTGGAGAGGAGAATGGAGCTTCACGAGGCTGTTGATCGGATAGAAGAAGTTGATCACAGAGAGGCAGGTGGAAGTCAAGAGAGTTTTCGATCTTCGTACGTGACGGCTAGTGATGGTGAAAATCGTTTTTCAAGAGCCATGACTGGAGAGTTCTCCCTCGTGTAATAGCTTCCCTGTCTCATTGATGTTTGTTGTGTTTATGTTTGTAGGTAAAAGACTGATCACATTTTAATTTGCAttctattattttcttattagttaTGGTTGATGAGTaagcttttgtttctttttgtgaaTACGCGTGCCCCTTTGTTTGGTATCATCTagacgcaaaaaaaaaagaatttgtctTTTTATGATTTCTTCTTCAACTTGTATACTGTTGAGATAAGCAAgaatattaatttatggttTCATTCACAAGCTTTGTTGCTTTAGCTACTCTGGGTAACGTTCCAGCTGGTAGTATATTCTTTGAGGATATTTTGATTTTACTTTTACAAGTTTGTTTGATAGAGaccttaataaaatttatatctttttatatatatttcttgtcCCCATGTGACTTTCCTTTATCCCTTTTTCTTGGAATTTACAAGCTCTGAGCAACAAGAATTAAACATCTGGTGAAATCTTGTTAAAATCTACTCTCTACTGAATTTTGTTTCTGTATATCTTCCTCGTACCAAAGGTTATATCACTCTATCTCTCTCTGGTTCAGGTatgttgagtttttttttttgtaaaaaaggtATGTTGAGTTTTTGCTTGCTACTTTTTCTCTGAACAGGTCTTCTGATACAGTTCATCGTCTTTATAACCTGTTATAGATGGTCTGtgttacagttttttttttcagttgtaTATCCTTGAAGTTCTATTTTGGGTTTCTGATGTTTTGAAACTTTTCTTGATATTTTTGTATGTTTGATCATCTAAGATGGAACTTTGGGGGTTTTAATCACCTGAAACAAATACTTAGTCTAATTCTAGACTCAGTCTTCATGTGTCTCTCAGTCACAAAGCATGTGATCTTTGCTTTAGAACCCTTTGGGTTGGAAAAGAAATAATATAGCATACTCATACCATAAGACTAAGGCAGAAGCATGTCTATTCTCATATTGGTTTAGGTTTCTCTTTCTGAATAGAAGAAGCATAAAGAGCACAGTGGTGTTGCAGTTGAGATGGCAGTAACAGCAGATTATCAAGTCCAGTTTCCGGAAAATGATGATATTTACTCTATACTAGCAGCTGAAGGGATTGAGTTCCTTTTGTCACATAGTGGAGAGGTACCAGTCATTCTCTCTGTGCTTTATACCCTCTCAGACTTTTCTATACTAAGGAACTTTTTATTAAACGATAAGCTCACATCTATCAGGTACCATTGGAATATATTCACGGGAAAACGATCTGTCTCTTCTTCTCTGCAAACTGGTGCAGGCCATGCAAGGACTTCACTCCAGAGCTGGTAAAGCTCTACGAGAGTCTCCAGAAACGAGGAGAAGAACTCGAGATCATCTTCGTCTCATTTGATCATGATATGACTTTGTTCTATGAACACTTCTGGTCCATGCCATGGCTCGCAGTTCCCTTCAGTTTAAGCCTACGCAACAAATTAACTGACAAGTATAGGGTTGCCCGTATCCCATCACTCGTGCCTCTATATCCAGATGAAATCTCGGTCGCTGATGACGTCATTGGTCTGATTGAAGACTATGGTCCTGAAGCATTTCCTTTCActaagaagagaaaagaagaactCAAAGCCATCGATGAATCCAAGCGCGTTGGAGGACAGTTGGAGAAACTCCTTACACATGAA
The Brassica napus cultivar Da-Ae chromosome A1, Da-Ae, whole genome shotgun sequence DNA segment above includes these coding regions:
- the LOC106356035 gene encoding probable LRR receptor-like serine/threonine-protein kinase At4g31250; the encoded protein is MILHDNKPAVVYSLLVLLLAVSFFVPISSDGDADALLKFKSSLVNATVLTGWGDSGDPPCTGKKGSNSKWKGVMCSAGVVYAIRLENMSLAGTLDVQALGSMRGLKSVSFMRNGFEGPIPSGLNGLGSLVHLYLAHNRFSGEIDGGLFDGMKDLVKVHLEGNRFSGEIPKSLGKLPKLTELNLEDNLFTGKIPPFNQENLVTVNVANNRLEGRIPLALGLMNITFFLGNKGLCGPPLLPCRHPRPPLVAVFLLALTILAVIVLITVFCSVCILSRRQRKGPEHDHGHSPSLGLGTVYGPSDQQQQNSEKSSQDSKVYRKLASEAVQRESTATSSALSQRALPREEDQRKLHFVRNDQEKFTLQDMLRASAEVLGSGGFGSSYKAALTGSRAVVVKRFRFMNNIRREEFYDHMKKIGRLSHPNLLPLIAFYYRKDEKLLVTNYIPNGSLANLLHANRTPGQVVLDWPIRLKIARGVTRGLAYLYRTFPDLNLPHGHLKSSNVLLDHDFEPLLTDYALVPVVNKDQSHQFMVAYKSPEFTQQDRTSRKSDVWSLGILILEILTGKFPANYLRQGKGADDELAAWVESVARTEWNADVFDKEMRAEKEQEGQMLKLLKIGLRCCDWDVERRMELHEAVDRIEEVDHREAGGSQESFRSSYVTASDGENRFSRAMTGEFSLV
- the LOC106357386 gene encoding probable LRR receptor-like serine/threonine-protein kinase At4g31250; the encoded protein is MTCHFVYSLLLLLLAASFALPISGDGDADALLKFKSSLVNATVLEAEGWDSGVPPCTGDRGSHSTWKGVMCDNGVVYALRLENMSLTGTLDLQPLVSMPSLESVSFMYNSFEGPMPRGVDGIVTLVYLYLAHNKFSGEIDGDLFDGMNDLVKVHLEGNMFSGEVPESLGRLPKLTELNLEDNMFTGTIPPFKHKSIVSVNVTNNQLEGRIPVALSLMNTTFFQGNKGLCGPPLLPCKNTPPLLPVFLLAITILAVVVLVVFFCSIFIFGRRKNKASEVHEHGYSSSLGTLSIPSEQQFSEKSSMDSKVYRKLANEVSQRDSVATSSILELPREEADKRVDQKKLHFVRNDREKFTLQEMLCASAEVLGSGGFGSSYKAALPSGRAVVIKRFRFMSNIGREELYDYMKRIGRLSHPNLLPLIAFHYRKDEKLFVTDYIPLGSLANLLHANRTPGPVVLDWPIRLKIARGVTRALDYLYKIFPDLNLPHGHLKSSNVLLDHDFEPLLTDYALVPVVNKDQSHFMVAYKSPEFTLENRTSRKSDVWSLGILILELLTGKFPANYLRHGKGSDDELAAWVESVARTEWTHDVFDKEMQAGREQEGQMLKLLKIGLRCCDWDVERRMELHEAADRIEEVDHGDVGESFQESFRSSYVTADYEYRFSRTTTGEFSLVSL